In Papaver somniferum cultivar HN1 chromosome 1, ASM357369v1, whole genome shotgun sequence, a genomic segment contains:
- the LOC113307895 gene encoding uncharacterized protein LOC113307895 encodes MDDGNRFKALAEQLATVLQVQKVIARALKNTPSHVLLAKCKKILARETKKLPLLEREIHLSPSVDENWESNSWESFELIGSLLKKVTLIEKEIDEKLEGDQIDSSSEGDVVHNSSDEGNYSSKPKSDFSIVNGDAVTYVQDYNSHAVNLVSPYSELEGKIETKFSDYQNGKPFNPGANFVVGFQINSVESHEVNNFNSFNQHNNIIENSSELNVLKKLCSVECLDCCLDSARILFDRGKKFEVLSSGNSVYELIMEFGYCVELLFGYSNVFLFVENGDSQDACELFYEMLQQANVLCTSSGLHVARANQSSNAQQLVDYMSTLHNWSLNGDNGFVLLQQRNQEELSPRLHCTSTATHESWLDQFLKQVYNPAKVWSSQVMAGFELEARIPWFYVYHFVGVSLVAKRYCKLSKLKRGSGLLKMPGRVTRSLSSERCFYCSLDVVGKVFDRGRLLELIKRYYYDRSSFEFSFGILNFSLVDLNGFIFMDTYDGRLVYEIVLQLGYGLELFLVDSNMFLLVEKGGSQDDCKFSDRRRQQGEWEGTKAFRQNCKLCSWEFE; translated from the exons ATGGATGATGGTAATAGATTTAAGGCTTTAGCTGAGCAATTAGCTACTGTTCTTCAAGTTCAAAAAGTAATTGCAAGGGCTCTAAAAAATACACCATCTCATGTGCTTCTAGCCAAATGCAAGAAAATTTTAGCAAGAGAAACGAAGAAATTGCCGTTACTGGAGCGTGAGATACATTTGAGTCCATCTGTTGATGAGAATTGGGAATCAAATTCGTGGGAGAGCTTTGAATTAATTGGATCTTTGTTGAAGAAAGTGACGCTGATTGAGAAAGAAATTGATGAAAAGCTTGAAGGAGATCAAATTGATTCAAGTTCAGAAGGAGATGTCGTTCACAATTCTTCAGATGAAGGTAATTACAGCTCTAAACCCAAATCTGACTTCTCAATTGTTAATGGAGATGCTGTTACATATGTTCAAGACTACAATTCTCATGCGGTCAATCTAGTTTCTCCTTATTCTGAATTGGAAGGGAAGATAgaaaccaaattttcagattaccaAAATGGTAAACCCTTCAATCCTGGAGCTAATTTTGTGGTGGGTTTTCAAATTAATAGCGTTGAATCTCATGAGGTAAataatttcaattcattcaatcaGCATAATAATATAATTGAGAATTCGAGTGAGTTAAATGTTCTGAAGAAACTGTGTAGTGTAGAATGTTTAGATTGTTGTCTTGATTCTGCTCGAATCTTGTTTGATCGTGGAAAAAAGTTTGAGGTACTTAGTAGTGGGAATTCTGTATATGAACTAATTATGGAATTTGGGTACTGTGTGGAATTGTTATTTGGGTATTCAAATGTGTTTTTGTTTGTTGAGAACGGTGACAGTCAGGATGCTTGTGAGTTGTTTTATGAAATGTTGCAGCAAGCTAATGTTCTTTGTACTAGTTCGGGACTTCATGTCGCAAGGGCAAACCAATCTAGCAATGCACAACAGCTAGTCGACTACATGTCTACTCTTCATAACTGGAGTCTTAATGGTGATAATGGTTTTGTGCTTCTCCAACAACGGAATCAGGAAGAACTGTCACCTCGCTTACACTGTACTTCTACTGCCACTCACGAAAGTTGGTTAGATCAGTTCCTTAAGCAAGTTTATAACCCAGCAAAGGTGTGGTCATCACAAGTTATGGCAGGATTTGAACTAGAAGCTAGAATTCCTTGGTTCTATGTCTATCATTTTGTGGGGGTTTCCTTAGTTGCTAAAAGATATTGTAAACTCTCGAAGCTCAAGAGGGGATCTGGTTTACTGAAAATGCCAGGTAGGGTAACAAGGAGTTTGAGTAGTGAAAGATGTTTCTATTGTAGCTTGGATGTTGTTGGGAAGGTATTTGATAGAGGAAGGTTGCTGGAACTGATTAAGAGGTACTATTACGACAGAAGCAGCTTTGAATTCAGTTTTGGTATACTTAATTTTAGTTTGGTTGATCTTAATGGGTTCATTTTCATGGATACTTATGATGGAAGACTTGTTTATGAGATTGTACTTCAGCTTGGTTATGGTTTAGAACTGTTCTTAGTGGACTCAAATATGTTTTTGCTTGTTGAAAAGGGTGGCAGTCAGGATGATTGCAAGTTTTCAGATAGAAGGCGTCAACAAG GGGAGTGGGAAGGTACGAAAGCTTTCCGACAAAATTGCAAATTATGTAGCTGGGAGTTTGAGTAG